The Deltaproteobacteria bacterium sequence AAAATAAAGGGAGGCAAAAAGTTCCGACAAACAAACAATTTGAGCGCCTTGTTGAACAGCCCGCGCAATAGATGCCTCAGCCTTGGAAAAATTCGCCTTCGGCTCTGTGCTACAGCGCATTTGAATGAGACCGAGATTGACAGAACTCATAGAGAGTTACGGAACGAAAATGGCACCGGCCACCACAGTTGTCCAAAGACCACTTTTATCGCCGATGGCCGATTGCGTGATGTTCAATGTTTTCACGATTTCTCCGGAGATGGTCCAGAGATTTTTTCTTTCATTCCATGATTTGTCGGCTTCGAAAGGGACGCCCAGTGTTGTGGCAAGCATTTCGGCGGCTAAATCTTCGGTATAATCACCGGCTTGTTGCTCTGTTTGTCCGAAACTTTTGTGTTCGGAAAGATAACCGTGATGATCTGAATTTTTTGGAAGGGCCAGACCCACAGAAGCGGCAACCAAACGGTGCGGTTCATTGGTGCAGTTGTCATACAAAACGCAAAAAACCACTTCGCCGGCGTGCAGAAGTTTGATTCCTTTTTCGCGTGGAATAATTTTGCAGTTTGGCGGAAAAATACTGGAGACGCGAACCAGATTGTATTTGGCAATTTTGGCATCGCGTAATGCCATTTCAAAACTTTGCAATTTTTCGCGATGACGACCAACACCTTTTGTTAAAAACAACCTCTC is a genomic window containing:
- a CDS encoding arginine decarboxylase, pyruvoyl-dependent, translating into MRGFVPERLFLTKGVGRHREKLQSFEMALRDAKIAKYNLVRVSSIFPPNCKIIPREKGIKLLHAGEVVFCVLYDNCTNEPHRLVAASVGLALPKNSDHHGYLSEHKSFGQTEQQAGDYTEDLAAEMLATTLGVPFEADKSWNERKNLWTISGEIVKTLNITQSAIGDKSGLWTTVVAGAIFVP